Genomic segment of Actinomycetota bacterium:
GGCGGCAGGCATCAGGTTTCCGGAAGGCTTTGCGCGGGCGGAACGGCTGCTGGAGCGCGGTCTGGTGGATATGGTGGTCCCGCGACGCGAGCAGCGTCGGGTAATCGGTGACCTGCTGGCCTTCCTGGAGGGAAGGGGGTGAGGGAAAACCTCAGCGGGGAGGGAGGTTTTCGCGATTCCTCATCGCGGGCCGAATGCGTCGGATTTCCTTCCCACATGCACGGGAACGTTGGGTCATCGGGTCGGCAGGCCGGAAGATGACGGCATGGCCGGCCCGGAGAGGAGGAAAGGAGGACGAGGTGGACGAGCAGGCGCTATTCCGGAAGGTCCAGTCCGTGCTGGCCGAGAGGCTGGCCCGGGACCCGGGGGAGATAACCCGGGAATCGCGCCTCCAGGAGGACCTGGAGGTGGACTCCCTGGACCTGGTGGACCTCTCCATGGTCCTGGAGGACGAGTACGGCATCGACATCCTGGAGGGAGAAGTCGGCGACATCGTGACCGTGGGCGACGTGGTCAGGCTGGTCCTGGATCGCCTGCTGCAAAAGGAAGGTGAGGTGAAGTGAGGCGCCGCGTGGTCATCACGGGCATGGGACCGGTGACCTCCCTGGGCATGTGTCTTTCCAGTTTCTGGAATGCCTTGAAGGAGGGGCGCTCGGGGATCTCGACCATCACCTCCTTCGATCCCCGCGGGCTTCCCAGCCGCATAGCGGGGGAGGTCTCCGACTTCGATCCCCAGGCCTTCATGGACGGCAAGACCGCCCAGCGCCTGGACCGCTTCTGCCAGTTCGCGGTGGCCGCCGCCCGCCTGGCTCTCGACGACGCCGGCCTCCCGGAAGGGAGGGAGCTGGAGGAGGCGGGGGTGGAGGACCACCGCGCCGCGGTGGTGGTGGGCTCGGGCATCGGGGGGATGTCCACCCTGGAAAGCCAGCACCGGGTGATGCTGGAGCGGGGGTATGCCCGCGTCAGTCCCTTCACCATCCCCATGATCATCCCCAACATGGCCGCCGGGGTGCTGGGCATGGTCCTCGGCTTCCGGGGACCCAACCTGTGCACGGTCACCGCCTGCGCCGCCGGTGCCCACGCCCTGGGCGTGGGTTTCCAGCTGGTGGCGGGAGGTTGGGCGGACCTCTGCCTGGCGGGAGGGGTGGAGGCCAGCGTAACCCCCCTCTCGGTGGCCAGCTTCTGCTCCATGCGCGCCCTCTCCACCCGCAACCACGACCCGGAAGGGGCCAGCCGGCCCTTCGACGCCGATAGGGATGGCTTCGTCATCGCCGAGGGGGCCGGCCTCCTGGTGCTGGAGAGCCTGGAAGGCGCCCTGGAAAGGGGAGCCCGCGTATACGCGGAGCTGGCCGGCTTCGGGATGAGCTGCGACGCCTACCACATGACCGCCCCGGACCCGGAGTCGCGGGGGGCCGCGCTGTGCATGGAGGAGGCCCTGCGCTCGGCGAAGATGCGTCCCGAGGAGGTGGGCTACATAAACGCCCACGGGACTTCCACTCCCTACAACGACCGCGCGGAGACCCTGGCCATCAAGAAGGTCTTCGGCGAGCTGGCCTACCGCATCCCGGTCTCCTCCACCAAGTCCATGACCGGCCACCTCCTGGGAGCGGCGGGGGGCGTGGAGGCCATCGCCACGGTCATGGCCCTCCACGAGGGGGTACTTCCACCCACCATCAACCTGGAGAACCCGGACCCGGAATGCGACCTGGACTACGTCCCCGGGGAAAGCCGCCCGGCCGAGGCGCGGGCGGCCCTGAGCAATTCCTTCGGCTTCGGTGGCCACAACGCCTGCCTGGCCTTCCGGGCCTGGGAAGGAGAATAGAAGGCGGGCGGGAGCGGGGCGGCGTTCCGCCCGCCTCGCCGCTGGCTCCCGGGAGACAAGCGGAGCCCGCGGAAAGCGACCGGAAAGGCGGAAGGGGCAGGGGCGACGCCGAAGGCAAGTATCCCAGGAGGGGGAGCGTTTTCCTTGCCCCGCGAGGAGGAGGTTTCCCGGCCTGGCGATTTCAGGGGCGCAGGAGCTGGATGGTCACCTCCGAACCGGGCTCCAGGCGCCCCACTTCCTCCGGCAGGACGGCCAGGGCGTTGCCCAGGACCATGGACTTCAGTATCCCGCTCCCCTGGGGCCCGGTGGGGCGCGCGTGCCAGCGACCGTCCCTCCACTCCGCGATCACCCGGATGAACTCCGTCCGCCCCGTTCGCCTCCCGATGGGGGCATCCAGGACGGCGGTGACCTGGGGACGGAAGAGGGAGGAGCGTCCCATCATCTTGAGCAGGGCGGGACGGACGAACTGCTCGAAGGAGACCATCACCGAAACGGGGTTCCCGGGGAGGCCGAAGAGGGGCTTTCCCCCGATGTGCCCGAAGGCCTGGGGCTTTCCCGGGCGCATGGCCACCTTCCAGAAGTTCATCTCGCCCAGCTTTCCCAGGACGTCCTTGACCATGTCGTAATCTCCCACCGAGACCCCACCGCTGGTGACGAAGAGGTCCACGCGGTCCAGGTTGTCCATGATGGTCCGCTCCAGGAGGGCGGCGTCGTCGCGCACGATGCCCAGGCGCAGCGGTTCCCCGCCCGCCTCCCGGACCATGCCATAGACCGTGTAGCTATTGGAGTCCCGTATCTTTCCGGGAGGGAGCTCCGCCTCCACCTCCACCAGCTCGTCCCCGGTGGAGATGATGCCCACCACGGCGCGCCGGAAGCAGCGCACCCGGGCGTAACCCAGGGAGGCCAGCATCCCCAGCTCGGCGGGACCCACCGGGGTCCCGGCGGCGATGACCCTCTCCCCGGCCCGCACGTCCTCCCCCGCGCGGCGCACGTTGTCTCCCCTGGAAACTCCTTCCACCACCAGCACCCGCCCCTCCTCGGCGCGGGTCACCTCCACCGGGACCACGGCGTCCGCTCCCGGCGGTAGGGGTGCCCCGGTCATGATGCGCAGGGCCTGGCCGGGTCCCACGGCCACTTCCGCTGTGTACCCCGCCGGGAGGTCCCCGAGCACCTCCAGCTCCACCGGGCTGTCCTCCGCTGCCCCGCTCACGTCCTCCGCCCGCACGGCGTAACCGTCCATGGCCGAGTTGTCGAACGGGGGGATGTCGTTGACCGCCACCACGTCATCGGCCAGGGTCATCCCCAGCGCCTCCAGCAGGGGGACCTCCACCGGCTCCAGGGGCCGTATGGTCTCCAGTACCCTACGCCTGGCTTCCTCCACGCTCAGCATCTTGTCTCTCCTCCTACCCTGCACCTCGATCCCGGCCACCCGGGGCCGCCTTTTTCCTCACAGCGCAGGAGAATACCCTGCTTCACTCCGGCGGAGACCAGTCGCCTTTTTCCATATATTTCCTGGCCTCCTCCGAGAGCAGGTAATCGGCGAAACACCGCGCACCCTCGGCGTCAGTGTCCGGGTAAACCAGGGTTCCGACGGCCATTACGTGGTAGGGATTGGGAAGCTCCCCGTTCATCCCGAAGAGGGGCTCTGACTCCAGGTCCGGGGCCAGCCTGAGGAAGGTGCTGCTGTCCGCCAGGGTGTAGGCACCCTCCCGGGAAGCCTGGGCCAGCACCTGCTCCATGTCCCCCTCTACCACCCTGACCCAGTCGGTCGTCTCTCCCGCTTGCATGCCACTCAGGAGAAAGAAGATCCTGGACGCGGTCCCCGATTCGTCCGACCGCACCAAAAAAACCCTTCCGGAGGTGGCTATCCTCTCCAAGGCCTCCTCCGGGCTCCCCGCCTCCCTCACCCCGGCGGGATCGTCTGGCGGTCCCACCAGGAGGTAGGAATCGCGCATCACCTCCAGCCTGAATTCCAGGTAGCCGTTCCTCTCCAGGCGTTCCTCCTCCTCGGGGACGTGCAGGAGCAAAAGGTCGCACTCCCCGTGGACGGCCATCTCCAGGCCCTCGGCGTCGGAAACCGTTAAAAGCTCCACCCGGCTCCCGGTGCGCGCCTGGAAATCCTCAATCCAGGCCTCCAGGATGCCGAATCCCTGCAGGTCCGAGGTGGCCGCCAGGACCAGCGGTCGCCCGCCGTCCCCCTCGCAACCCCCGAGGGCGAGGGAGGAGAGGACGAGCAAAGCCGGCAGGAGTGCCGCCAATAAATGCGACTGCCGGAATCCTTTCCTCTTCATGCCTGGTGTCCTTCCTCGGTCATGCCCGCTGAATCAGTGCGGGGGCTACGTACGTCACCTATCCAGTATTCACCCTCTCCGTCTTCCCGTCAAAAGCCCCGAATTACCCTCAAAATCCTGAGGTCGGATGAACAATCCCAAACACATTCTTGTGAATTCTATGGAAGTAATACTCTGGGCTTCGGGACCCTAAAGCGTATATTAACCGCCGAATATGTCCACTCGGGAAGGGGCGGGGGTCCGGATGGTCCTGTAAGGCGGAACGCGAACGCCACGACGGTACCTTTTTCCAATCTCGAAAAGCCCGAATGCCTTCCCGCCCTTTCAAGTCGCCCTTTCGTGAACTCAGAAAGGCACCGGTCTCTCGGGTTGAAAAATCGATGTACCGGCCCCCCGTTCTCCCCTGCCCGGCAAGGCTGGTCGGCAATCCGAGATAGTCCCTCGTTCCCCGGCGTGGAAAGGTTTTCTCCCCTCTTGCCCGTCCTTATGTTCAGCCTCCAAGACCGACCCATCCCGTGCTCACTACTCCCGTGCCCCGCTGAAGGGCATTATATGGAGGGAGGTGGCCTTCAGGGCGGCGGTGAAAGCCTTCCCCGGGGCGATGCCCATCTCCTCCCGGGAAGGGCGGGTCACGTGGGCGGTGAGGGGGAACCCGCAGTCCAGGCGCACCTTCACCATCCCTCCCATCTCCCGCACCTCCAGGACCCGGGCGGAAAGCCGGTTGCGCGCCGAACCGGCCTCCTCCCCGGGGACGTGGAGGACCACCTCCTCGGGATGCACCAGGACCTTCACCCGGGAGCCTACCGGGAAATCCCCCAGGGCCAGCAGCTCCCCCTCCCCCACCCGAATGCGCACCATCTCTCCCTTCCCAGCCACCACCTCGCCTTCCAGGAGGTTCTCCGCCCCCAGGAAGGAGGCCACCTCCTCGGAAACCGGTCGGGCGAAGACCTCCCCCGGCTTCCCCACCTGTTGGAGCGTTCCGCCTATGAGCACCGCCAGGCGGTCGGCGACCTCCAGGACCTCGTGGTAGTCGTGGGAGACGTAGACGGCGGTGACCCCCGCCTCCCGCACCAGGAGGGGGAGGAGGCGCAGCATCTCCCGGCGGGTGGGAAGGTCCAGGTTGGAGAGGGGCTCGTCCAGGAGCAGCAGGCGGGGCCTGAGGATGAGGGCCCGGCCCAGGGCCACCTTCTGGGCCTCCCCGCCGGAGAGGGTGCGCACGTCCCGGGAGGCCAAGTGCTCCAGGCCCAGGCGCTCCAGCATCTCCCGCACACGTGCTTTTCTCTCCGCTCGGGGCATCCCCCTGACCTTCAGCCCGTAGGCCAGGTTGTCCTCCACGGTGCGACGGAAGAGGATGGGGTCCTGGAAGATCATGGTCATCTGCGCCGCCAGCTTCCGCCGCTCCCCGCGCTCCAGCGTGGAGAGCTGCTTCCCGTCCCAGAAAACGATCTCCCCCCTGGTAGGTCTTTCCAGCAGGTTGATGATGCGCAGGAGGGTGCTCTTCCCCGAGCCGTTGGGCCCCACCACGGCGGTGACCGACCCCTCCTCTATGTCCAGCTCTCCCACCTGGAGCACGCGCCGTCCGTCGTACTCCCGCTCGACGCCGCGCAGGGACAGGAGGGGAGTCATGCCACCTCCCTCCCCCTCAGCCTGGAGAGGATGCCCCTGGCTACCCTGCCCGGACCGTGGAAGGCCGTGCCCTGCTGGAGGAGGGTCATGAACCACACCAGTAGGAAGGTGATGCCCAGGAGGATGACCCCCAGGGCGATGGCCCGCACGCTGTCGCCGCGACCGACCTCCAGCACGGTGGCCGTGGTCAGGGTGCGAGTGTAGGGCTGGCCGTTGAGGAGCAGGTTGCCCCCCACCATCATGGCCGCCCCCACCTCGGAGATGACCCCCCCGAAACCGGCGATGACCGCGGCCAGGAGGGAAAGGCGGTTCTCCCGCAGCAGGGTCAGGGCGGCCCTCATCTCCCCGGCCCCCAGGGACCTGGCCTGAAGCCTTATCCGCGGGTCGGCGTTCTGCAGCGCGGCCATGGTTATCCCGGCGATGAGGGGCATGGCCAGCACCACCTCGGCCAGGATGATGGCCTTGGGGGTATACAGCCACTCCAGGAAACCCAGTGGTCCCCTTCTTTTGAGGAAGAGGTAGACGAAGAGCCCCACCACCACCGGGGGGAGGCCCATTCCGGCGTTGACCAGGGTGACCAGGAGCCGGCGGCCCCGGAAACGGTAGAGGGCCAGGACCGACCCGAGGGGGATACCCAGCAGCATGCCGACCAGGGTGGCCAGGGCGCACACGTAGAGGGTGAAGAGGGTGATCCTCATGACATAGGGGTCCAGCCTGGCGATGAGCCTGACGGCCTCCACCAATCCCTGCCATATCTCTCCCATCTTTTCCTCCCGGACTTAATGCGCCGTTTACCTCTCCGTCCCGGCCGCCGCTACCCAGGTCACCGCGCGCAACCTCGCACCCCCGAGCATTGTTCCCCCGCTACAGGGCGTCGGGGAAGAAAAGAGGTTCCCCGTACTCCTTCACGCCGAAGGTCTCCAGCAATTCCTGCGCTTTCCTCCCGGTGACGAAATCGGAGAAGGCCCGCGCCCCGGCCTGGTTCACGTCCGGCCACCTCTCCGGGTTGACCTCCATGACATGATAATAGTTGAAAAGAAGGGGGTCACCTTCCAGGAGCACGACCAGGTCGAGGTCCTTCTTCAGCTTGAGAAAGGTCCCCCTGTCGGTCAAAGTATAGGCCTTCTCCTGGGAAACGATGCGCAAGGTGTCTCCCATGCCCTTCCCGCTCTCCATGTACCAGGGGCCTGAAGGAGCCAGGCCGGCCTCTTCCCACAGGCTCAGCTCCTTGGTATGGGTTCCGGAATTGTCTCCCCGGGACACGAATTTGGCTCCCGCCTTAACGATCTTCTGCATGGCATCCGACGCTTTCACACTTGACCCCACGCCGGCCGGGTCCTCGGGGGGACCCACGATAACGAAATCGTTATGCATCACCGCCCGACGGTTGACGGCATAGCCTTCCTCCACCATCTTTTCCTCGTCCCCGGGGCTGTGCACCAGCATGACATCGCACTCACCGTTGCGGCCCATCTCCATGGCCTTGCCGCTTCCCACGGCGATAACCTTGACGGAGTAAGGGTATTCCTCCTCGAACATGGGTATCCAGGCGTCGAGCAACCCAGAGTCCTGGGTGCTGGTGGTGGTGGCCAGGATGAGCTCGGCTCTCGGCGCCTCTTCAGCGGCCCGGTTGCCGCATCCCGTGATCCATACCGTCACCGCCAGGGCCAGGACCAGGGCCAACATGAAGGTTTTCCTCGGCCTGCGCATCTTCTGCTTCCTTCCCCTTTCGCATGCTTTCCTACTTCTCTCTCCTGCTTCCCCTGCCTTGAACAAGCCAGCGAACCATCCGGCTATTCCCCGCCGGGAGACCGGAAGACCCCTCCATGGTCCCGGAGGTGACCCGGTCCCGCTCACCGATCTTCCGTTCCTCCGCGTGCTCCTTGCCGCCCGTGAACGGGTTCGCGCGCTCCCGGACCTCACTCGGGAGGAGACCGGGAAGGTACCTCCGTAAAAGAAGGAGTGAAAAAGCCCGCTCGGAGGCGGGCGTACCGGCAGTAAGCCGTTTTCGCCACCTCCTTTCCAAGCACGGGAGGCATGGAGGTTTCCCCCCACACCCTATCGGCTCATATCCATAGCCCTACGGCCTTAGGAACGGAGCTCGGAGGTTTTCGGTTCTACACCAATGTCAAGGTACCGGGCAAGAACCTCAGAAACAGCCCAGCGAGCATTTCACTATCTTGATGTTGAGGGCGTTGGCCGCCTTTCCCACCTCCAAGGGCGGCACACCCAGCTCCTCGGCCAGCTTCAGGGCCACGGCGCAGGGGATGCGCCCCTCCTCCGCCTTCTCCTTCACCGCTTGCAGGACCCTCTCCTCCACGTCCGGAGACATGAGCTCACCTCCCAGTTTTCCCGCGGTCCTCGAGAGCACCATTTCCCAGGCCCTTTCCCTTCCCAGCTCGGATACCATCACCAGCTTGGCCCGGGGATTGTGCTCCTTTATCCTCCTCTCCAACCCCAGGGCTTCCTCCCCGGGAATATCTTCCATCCCGTTGACCACCACGGTATGCGCCTTCTCCAGGGCCTCGAAGGCCGAGGGCTTGAAGTCGTCGAACCCGGTGGACATGACGAAGACGGCGTAGTCCGGCTCCAGGTGGCGCAGAACGCTGTTCCCTTCCACGATGACCACCGGGGCATCCAGGCGGGAGAGGGCTTCCCGGAGGTCCTGGGCCAGGGTCTCCGGGGTGGATCTCACCCACAGGACCGGGAAGGCTCCCGCCGCCCGCAACCTGGCGGTATCCGTGTCCGGCCGTTCCGGCTCCTCCCCCTCCTCCAGGATGACCTCTCCGGGCGGCCTCCTTTCGTGCACGGACACCTTCATGGCCGCGCAGGAAGGACAGCGCGAGGCGATGAAGGCAGCCAGGGAGCTCTTTCCCACGTCCTTGCCGGAGCCGGAGATGGTGATTATCTTCCTATCTTTTCCACGAAGCTCGTCATTTCGCCCCCGGGGGTCGGACGCCTCCATCCCCTTCCCAGGGGTACGAGAAATCTCGCCCTTCCTCCCATCTCCCCTCCCGCGGTCCCGGTCCGAAGCCGCGTAGGAAGAACCACCCTCCCTGGTAGTGACCACTCCAGGGATGCGGCCATGGGCTTGGACTATCCCGACCGATGCCGCACGGCAGGAATCGTCCGTGCAGGAAGACATCATTTCAGCGTGGAGTTCATGATCCTCGATAATCCTGTAAGGGTACGCACAGATGGAACCACCAGTGGGACGGGAAAGGGTTGGGGGACCAGTCTCCCTTCGGTCCAATGCGGACGTAGGCTCCGAAAAAAGCCCGTCCGGAGAGGACGGGCGTACATCACCACTCATTTCCCTCTCCTTTCCAAGCACGGGAGGCACCGGCGTTTCCCCCGGCACCCTATCGGTCCAGCCCCATAGCCTCCGGGCCTTAGGCGACTGGACTCGGAGAGCGCCTGTATCGGGTGTCAAACCGCAAAGGCGAGGGTAATTATAGACCCGCGGTGGGAAGGAGAGCAAGTCGCGTAGCGCCCTCGACCCTAACCATCCGCGCCGATGCCGCCGAAAATATACCGTGATGACGAACGACGTTCGAACGGATGTATAATGTCCACGGCTTCCGGTGGAGGGGAACGACGGCCGGGACGCGGGCCCGGCGAGGTGCCCGGGGCTTGGCCGCCGCCGGCAGGAAGGGGGCTCCGGTCATGGGCAAGCGGGACGAGGACGAGGAACGCTACCGGGCCATCATAGAGAACCAGGCCCTGGGGATAAGCGAGGTAGACCCCGAGGAGAACTTCCTTTTCGCCAACCCTGCCGCCCACCGCATCTTCGGCGTGCCGCCGGGAAGCCTGGTGGGCCGCAACCTAAGCGAGTTCATGGACGAGGATTCCTTCCGCGTGATCCGGCTGGAGACCGAGAAAAGGAAGCGGGGTGAGAGCAGCACCTACGACGTGGCCATACGCAGGGGCGACGGGAAGAGGCGCATCATACGGGTCACCGCCTCCCCCCGCTTCGATGAGCGCGGCAATTTCATCAGCGCCCTGGCCATCTACTCCGACGTCACCGAGCTCAAGAAAGCGGAAGAAACCCTGTACCAGAGGGAGAGGTATTACCGCGCCCTCCTCCACAACGCGGCGGACATGATCAGCATCCTGGACGGGGAGTTCCGCTTCCGCTGGGGAAGCCGCTCCACCGCCCTCACCACCGGCTACGACCGGAGCATCTACGGACGGACGATTCTGGAATTCATCCATCCCGAGGACCTGGAAAAGGCGCGGGCGGACATGAACAAGGTTCTCGAGAATCCCGGCGTACCTCTGTACATCAATTCCCGCTTCCGCCACGCCGACGGCAGCTACCACCACCACGAGGCCATAGTCACCAACCTCCTGCAAGATCCGGTGGTGGGGGGAATCATCATCAACTCCCGTGACATCACGGAGAGGGTGGCCATGGAGGAGAAGCTGCGGGCCAGCGTCCGGGAGCTGGACGCCTTCGCCGCCACCGTGGCCCACGATCTGCGGGTCCCCCTTTCCCTCATCTCCGGTTATGCCGAGCTTTTGAGATATGCCGATACCACCGAGGAGGAGCGGGAGGCATTCCTGGATAACATTACCAAAGCGGCCCGGAGGCTGGAGGAGATGACCGCCTCTCTCCTGGCCTACGCCCAGGCGGGGAGCCCCGAGGGAAAGCTCACCAAGGTGGACCCGGCGACGGTCATAGCCGAGGTGGCAGAGGAACGCGGTGCGGAGCTGGACTCCCGCGGAATAGCGCTGGAGGTGGAGGGGAACCTCCCCAACATCCAGGCCGACCCGCTCAAGCTGCGGCAGGTCTTCTTCAACCTCCTGGACAACGCCATCAAGTACACCTCAGGATGCGATAACCCCCACGTCCGCATAGGCGGAAGGCGGGAAGGAGATATGGTCACCCTCTTCGTGAGCGACAACGGCTGCGGCGTGGATCCGTCCATGGCTCAAGACATCTTTCTGCCCTTCCGGCGCGGGACCGGGGAGGCCGGCGGCCTGGGCATCGGGCTGGCCACCGTGAAGCGGGCCGTGGAGGGTTGGGGCGGCAGGGTGTGGGTGGAATCCACGCCTGGGGAAGGCGCCTCCTTTTATTTCACGGCCCGTGCGGCGGATGCCGGTTAATAAAAGGGTTAATAAAAGGATATGAGGGTCGAAAGAATTCAGCCTCCCTGCGAAGTCCTCGGAACTAGGAGGCAAACCGCTCGGCGCAAGTCACCTTTCATTCTATAAACTGGTAATTGGGGTCCTGCAAGCCGGCTTCCTCCATGACCTCGAGGAAGAGGTAGGTGAGGTCGTTGACCGCGTCCCGCCCCTCCCGGTCGGTGCCTCCCACAATGGCTGCCTGGACCACCAGGTATCCCCCGTAGTACCGGCTGATCTCGTAGTTGGGGAGGAAGTGGCCGATCTCCACTCCACGCCGCGGCTACCTCTATTATGCCATCTCCGATCAAGGCGGTGAGTGGGGATGTCGATTAATGCAAGGGGAGCCCGGAAGGAAGCTCACGGTCCCGGGCGTCAGGCCAAGCCCCACGGGTGGGGAACGGATCGAAGAACGGTAAGGGGAGACGTGCTGAACGGCGAGGAACGGTCCACGGAAAGAGAGCGGCTTCGGGCGGGCTTCGAGTCCGCCTCCCGGCGCCTGCTGGCCAAGGCCACCCTGTCGGCGGTCACCATCCCCCTCCTGGTGCTGGCCCTCTTCTCCCTGACCATCTTCAGGTTCACCGCCCGCCAGTACCTCGTCTACCTGCTGGCCGTGGTGGCGGTGGTCCTTCCCCTGGCCGTTATCCTTGCCCTGGCCTACCTGGGGATGCAGCGCTCTATACTCGAGAGGCTCCTCTCTTGGTACGACCGGCCGCGGGACCCTTCCGACCTGGAGGACCGTCGCCTGGCGGTACGACTGCAGAAAATCCTCCACGGCTCGGGCTTTCGCCACGGGCTCGTCGTGGCCGTGGGTATCTTCCTCAGTTTGACCTTGAGCGTAGCCCTCTTCGGCCGCTACGCCGACTTCACGCCCTACCTCACCGTATCCTACATCGCCCTTGGCTTCCTGCTGGCCCTGGTGGATTTCCTGGTTACCGTGTTCCTCTCCCATCGCGAGATGCGCCCGGTAATGGGAACCTTCCTCCGGGCCTGCCGGGGCTTCGGTTACCATACCGCCCCCGGGTTAGGGGGTAAGATCCTCGCCCTTTCCCTGGTCATCATGTCCCTCACCCTGGGCATAGCCTGGATAGCCTCCGCCTACCTGGCCAGCGACCTGCTAAGGAATGAGGTGAAGGCAAGGAGCGGGGACGTCATCCGCCTGCTGGCCGGGGAGCTGGCCCCGCATGTCCGGGCAGGGGATAGAGCCGGCCTGGAGAGGGCAATGGAGGAACTCTCCCCGGGCCCGGGGGTGCGAGTGGCGGTGCTTAACGGGCGCGGGGAACCGTTCTTCGAATACCGTTCGGAGTTAATCGAGGACTCCGTCTGGCAGGAACTGGTAAGCGCCTGTGCGGCGCCGGGCGACGGCCCCTCCAGCGCGCTGCGCACGAAAGAGAACCGGGAGTACCTGGTCGCCTCCTCTCCCCTCGAGGGCCTTCCCGGATGGACAGTCTTCCGCGCCGAGCGCGTGGATCCCTCCTTCCATGCCCTGTGGAGGCTCACCCCCACCATGCTGCTCCTCTTGCTGGTGAGTGCCGGGGTGGCCGCCTTCCTCACCCTGGTCATATCACGTAACATCTCCGACCCCATGCGCAGGCTGGTGGGCTGCTGCCGGGTGGTGGCCTCTGGGGACCTGGACGTGGTGGTGCCGGTGGACTCCCTCGACGACCTGGGAGAACTTTCCTCCTCCTACGCGGAGATGCTCGAATCGCTACGCACCATCAGCCTCGGGCTGAGGGAGACTTCCGGCGAGGTGAGCGAGGGAGCGGAGAGCATCGTGGCCGTCTCCGAGGAGTTCATGGCCGCCATCGAGGAGCTGAACGCCCTGGTGCAGGACCTCTCCGGCCAGATCGAGGACGAGGTGCGGCAGATACGCAACCTGGAGGAGATCATGCTCGGCGTGGCGGAGACCAT
This window contains:
- a CDS encoding acyl carrier protein — translated: MDEQALFRKVQSVLAERLARDPGEITRESRLQEDLEVDSLDLVDLSMVLEDEYGIDILEGEVGDIVTVGDVVRLVLDRLLQKEGEVK
- the fabF gene encoding beta-ketoacyl-ACP synthase II, translated to MRRRVVITGMGPVTSLGMCLSSFWNALKEGRSGISTITSFDPRGLPSRIAGEVSDFDPQAFMDGKTAQRLDRFCQFAVAAARLALDDAGLPEGRELEEAGVEDHRAAVVVGSGIGGMSTLESQHRVMLERGYARVSPFTIPMIIPNMAAGVLGMVLGFRGPNLCTVTACAAGAHALGVGFQLVAGGWADLCLAGGVEASVTPLSVASFCSMRALSTRNHDPEGASRPFDADRDGFVIAEGAGLLVLESLEGALERGARVYAELAGFGMSCDAYHMTAPDPESRGAALCMEEALRSAKMRPEEVGYINAHGTSTPYNDRAETLAIKKVFGELAYRIPVSSTKSMTGHLLGAAGGVEAIATVMALHEGVLPPTINLENPDPECDLDYVPGESRPAEARAALSNSFGFGGHNACLAFRAWEGE
- a CDS encoding molybdopterin molybdotransferase MoeA, whose protein sequence is MAGIEVQGRRRDKMLSVEEARRRVLETIRPLEPVEVPLLEALGMTLADDVVAVNDIPPFDNSAMDGYAVRAEDVSGAAEDSPVELEVLGDLPAGYTAEVAVGPGQALRIMTGAPLPPGADAVVPVEVTRAEEGRVLVVEGVSRGDNVRRAGEDVRAGERVIAAGTPVGPAELGMLASLGYARVRCFRRAVVGIISTGDELVEVEAELPPGKIRDSNSYTVYGMVREAGGEPLRLGIVRDDAALLERTIMDNLDRVDLFVTSGGVSVGDYDMVKDVLGKLGEMNFWKVAMRPGKPQAFGHIGGKPLFGLPGNPVSVMVSFEQFVRPALLKMMGRSSLFRPQVTAVLDAPIGRRTGRTEFIRVIAEWRDGRWHARPTGPQGSGILKSMVLGNALAVLPEEVGRLEPGSEVTIQLLRP
- a CDS encoding ABC transporter ATP-binding protein; amino-acid sequence: MTPLLSLRGVEREYDGRRVLQVGELDIEEGSVTAVVGPNGSGKSTLLRIINLLERPTRGEIVFWDGKQLSTLERGERRKLAAQMTMIFQDPILFRRTVEDNLAYGLKVRGMPRAERKARVREMLERLGLEHLASRDVRTLSGGEAQKVALGRALILRPRLLLLDEPLSNLDLPTRREMLRLLPLLVREAGVTAVYVSHDYHEVLEVADRLAVLIGGTLQQVGKPGEVFARPVSEEVASFLGAENLLEGEVVAGKGEMVRIRVGEGELLALGDFPVGSRVKVLVHPEEVVLHVPGEEAGSARNRLSARVLEVREMGGMVKVRLDCGFPLTAHVTRPSREEMGIAPGKAFTAALKATSLHIMPFSGARE
- a CDS encoding ABC transporter permease, producing MGEIWQGLVEAVRLIARLDPYVMRITLFTLYVCALATLVGMLLGIPLGSVLALYRFRGRRLLVTLVNAGMGLPPVVVGLFVYLFLKRRGPLGFLEWLYTPKAIILAEVVLAMPLIAGITMAALQNADPRIRLQARSLGAGEMRAALTLLRENRLSLLAAVIAGFGGVISEVGAAMMVGGNLLLNGQPYTRTLTTATVLEVGRGDSVRAIALGVILLGITFLLVWFMTLLQQGTAFHGPGRVARGILSRLRGREVA
- a CDS encoding substrate-binding domain-containing protein → MRRPRKTFMLALVLALAVTVWITGCGNRAAEEAPRAELILATTTSTQDSGLLDAWIPMFEEEYPYSVKVIAVGSGKAMEMGRNGECDVMLVHSPGDEEKMVEEGYAVNRRAVMHNDFVIVGPPEDPAGVGSSVKASDAMQKIVKAGAKFVSRGDNSGTHTKELSLWEEAGLAPSGPWYMESGKGMGDTLRIVSQEKAYTLTDRGTFLKLKKDLDLVVLLEGDPLLFNYYHVMEVNPERWPDVNQAGARAFSDFVTGRKAQELLETFGVKEYGEPLFFPDAL
- a CDS encoding PAS domain S-box protein; the protein is MGKRDEDEERYRAIIENQALGISEVDPEENFLFANPAAHRIFGVPPGSLVGRNLSEFMDEDSFRVIRLETEKRKRGESSTYDVAIRRGDGKRRIIRVTASPRFDERGNFISALAIYSDVTELKKAEETLYQRERYYRALLHNAADMISILDGEFRFRWGSRSTALTTGYDRSIYGRTILEFIHPEDLEKARADMNKVLENPGVPLYINSRFRHADGSYHHHEAIVTNLLQDPVVGGIIINSRDITERVAMEEKLRASVRELDAFAATVAHDLRVPLSLISGYAELLRYADTTEEEREAFLDNITKAARRLEEMTASLLAYAQAGSPEGKLTKVDPATVIAEVAEERGAELDSRGIALEVEGNLPNIQADPLKLRQVFFNLLDNAIKYTSGCDNPHVRIGGRREGDMVTLFVSDNGCGVDPSMAQDIFLPFRRGTGEAGGLGIGLATVKRAVEGWGGRVWVESTPGEGASFYFTARAADAG
- a CDS encoding pyruvate formate lyase family protein, with the translated sequence MEIGHFLPNYEISRYYGGYLVVQAAIVGGTDREGRDAVNDLTYLFLEVMEEAGLQDPNYQFIE